A window from Primulina eburnea isolate SZY01 chromosome 2, ASM2296580v1, whole genome shotgun sequence encodes these proteins:
- the LOC140819080 gene encoding LOW QUALITY PROTEIN: remorin-like (The sequence of the model RefSeq protein was modified relative to this genomic sequence to represent the inferred CDS: deleted 1 base in 1 codon), whose translation MSVAEAQKVEPVAPPPPPPVAPVEASKHVAGEKTVVPPPTEEKPDDSKALAIVEKPAEAKEHGGSVDRDSVLARVATEKRLSFIRAWEESEKSKAENKAQKKLSAIDVWENCKKANLEAELKQIEEQLEKKKAKYVEKVKNKVAIIHKAAEEKRATTEAKRGEDLLKVEETAAKYRATGTGPKKLLGCF comes from the exons ATGAGTGTGGCAGAAGCCCAGAAGGTGGAGCCGGTGGCTCCGCCTCCCCCGCCGCCGGTAGCGCCGGTTGAAGCTTCGAAACATGTTGCAGGAGAGAAG ACTGTAGTGCCACCTCCCACCGAAGAGAAACCGGATGATTCTAAGGCTCTTGCTATCGTTGAAA AACCAGCTGAGGCGAAAGAACACGGGGGATCTGTCGACAGAG ACTCGGTATTAGCTCGGGTTGCTACGGAGAAGAGGCTGTCCTTTATCAGAGCTTGGGAGGAAAGTGAGAAGTCAAAAGCTGAAAACAA AGCTCAGAAGAAATTGTCTGCCATTGATGTATGGGAGAACTGCAAGAAAGCCAATCTTGAAGCCGAGCTTAAGCAGATTGAG GAACAACTGGAGAAAAAGAAAGCAAAATACGTAGAGAAGGTGAAAAACAAGGTTGCTATAATCCACAAGGCAGCAGAAGAAAAACGAGCGACAACTGAAGCCAAACGAGGGGAAGATCTTCTCAAGGTAGAGGAGACCGCAGCAAAATACCGTGCCACTGGAACTGGTCCAAAAAAATTACTGGGGTGTTTTTGa